From the Vibrio alginolyticus NBRC 15630 = ATCC 17749 genome, one window contains:
- a CDS encoding class I SAM-dependent methyltransferase, whose product MTAAIYLVKGREKSVKRKHPWIFSRGINKVEGEPALGETVDVFTHDGKWLAKAAYSPASQIRARIWSFDKEEIDTAFFVKRLKDAQLLREDIIERDGLTGYRLIAAESDGLPGVTIDRYQNFFVCQLLSAGAEHNKQAIVDALVECFPDCNVYERSDVAVRKKEGLKEITGVLHGEEPPQSVVIEENGVKISVDIVGGHKTGFYLDQRDSRQQAMKYMKGKEVLNCFSYTGGFGLYALKGDAKRVINADVSQPALDTAKFNAELNEFDISKKRAVFLNADVFKLLREYRDQGTQFDVVIMDPPKFAESKAQLNGACRGYKDINMLAMQILKPGGTLLTYSCSGLMDQVLFQKIIADAAVDANRQVKFVERFEQAADHPTDTAYPEGFYLKGFACKVL is encoded by the coding sequence ATGACAGCTGCTATCTATTTGGTTAAAGGTCGTGAGAAATCGGTCAAGCGCAAGCACCCTTGGATCTTCTCTCGAGGCATCAACAAAGTTGAGGGCGAACCTGCTCTTGGCGAAACGGTTGATGTATTCACTCACGACGGTAAATGGCTAGCTAAGGCGGCATATTCGCCAGCTTCACAAATTCGTGCTCGTATTTGGAGTTTTGATAAAGAAGAAATCGACACCGCGTTTTTCGTTAAACGACTTAAAGACGCACAACTTCTTCGTGAAGACATTATCGAACGTGATGGCCTTACGGGTTATCGCCTTATCGCAGCAGAGTCTGACGGCTTACCAGGCGTTACGATTGACCGTTACCAAAATTTCTTTGTGTGCCAACTTCTCAGTGCTGGCGCAGAACACAATAAGCAGGCTATTGTTGACGCTCTGGTTGAGTGCTTCCCTGATTGTAATGTGTACGAGCGCTCTGACGTGGCCGTTCGTAAAAAAGAGGGTTTAAAAGAGATCACGGGCGTCTTGCACGGCGAAGAGCCACCTCAATCGGTCGTCATCGAAGAAAATGGCGTAAAGATTAGTGTAGATATCGTTGGCGGACACAAAACAGGTTTCTACCTAGATCAACGTGATAGTCGCCAGCAAGCGATGAAATATATGAAAGGCAAAGAAGTTCTTAACTGCTTCTCTTACACAGGTGGCTTCGGACTTTACGCTCTAAAAGGTGATGCAAAGCGTGTGATTAACGCTGACGTGTCGCAACCTGCTTTAGATACCGCAAAATTCAACGCAGAGCTAAACGAGTTTGATATTTCGAAGAAGCGTGCCGTGTTCCTAAATGCAGACGTGTTTAAGCTACTTCGTGAGTATCGCGATCAAGGAACTCAGTTCGATGTGGTTATTATGGACCCACCGAAGTTCGCAGAGAGCAAAGCACAACTAAACGGTGCATGTCGTGGTTACAAAGACATCAACATGCTAGCAATGCAAATTCTAAAACCGGGCGGCACGCTACTGACCTACTCGTGCTCTGGCTTGATGGATCAAGTTCTGTTCCAGAAAATCATCGCTGATGCAGCCGTAGACGCTAACCGCCAAGTAAAGTTTGTGGAGCGTTTTGAGCAAGCCGCTGACCACCCAACCGATACAGCATATCCAGAAGGCTTCTACTTAAAAGGTTTTGCATGTAAAGTGCTTTAG
- a CDS encoding Calx-beta domain-containing protein: MDRVALSSLMSNVVVIGLDGNLRSLESGQLPQPGELIIEEVSDTSELIVQQVTPQGSSINVTDDVTALIEAIASGEDPTALGEDFEPAAGEESGSSPQNTGAIDRTGAELLASTNFETVGIDGIGLSTTQALSLLDLFRVINGPVPPTILVQEISSPTINEGDQVVFDITLSQTTEDNTDVILSLLDGTATGGSADENGSDYVNERVLITFSDGTTEEVSVGESGTFTISIPPGESDFTVSIDSIDDSVFEGPETFTLSGTTEEQSTPVTGTATILDDGSGPGSNPDDDRPAVTMSDAGTVNEGETANFKVTLSNASESTVQVELGLNLGDTEVGDLGTLEYNTGSGWVAVPNDGVVTVPAGQTEFDVRIASIDDAVYEGPEDFSVTVTGIGAVQGSDTGTATIVDDGSGPGPDPDDDRPSVTISDAGTINEGETANFKVTLSNASESTVQVELGLNLGDTEVGDLGTLEYNTGSGWVAVPNDGVVTVPAGQTEFDVRIASVDDAVYEGPEDFSVTVTGIGAVQGSDTGTATIVDDGTGPGPDPDDDRPNVTISDAGTINEGETANFKVTLSNASESTVQVELGLNLGDTEAGDLGTLEYNTGSGWVAVPNDGVVTVPAGQTEFDVRIASIDDAVYEGPEDFSVTVTGIGAVQGSDTGTATIVDDGTGPGPDPDDDRPSVTISDAGTINEG; encoded by the coding sequence ATGGATCGAGTAGCGTTAAGTTCATTGATGAGCAATGTCGTGGTTATAGGGCTTGATGGGAACCTGAGAAGTCTTGAAAGTGGTCAGCTACCTCAGCCTGGTGAATTAATTATTGAGGAAGTTTCTGATACATCAGAATTAATTGTACAACAGGTAACACCGCAAGGTAGTTCAATTAACGTTACTGATGATGTCACTGCGCTAATCGAGGCTATCGCTAGTGGAGAAGACCCTACTGCTCTTGGTGAGGATTTTGAGCCAGCTGCAGGTGAGGAAAGTGGTTCTAGCCCCCAAAATACTGGTGCAATAGATCGTACTGGCGCTGAATTGTTGGCTAGTACGAATTTTGAGACCGTCGGTATTGATGGAATCGGACTATCTACAACTCAAGCACTATCTTTGTTGGATCTTTTCAGAGTAATTAATGGCCCTGTACCACCGACTATCTTAGTTCAAGAAATATCTAGTCCGACTATCAACGAAGGTGACCAAGTTGTATTCGATATTACTCTAAGTCAAACAACTGAAGACAACACTGATGTCATTCTTTCTCTCCTTGATGGAACCGCAACAGGCGGCTCAGCTGACGAGAACGGGAGTGACTACGTCAATGAGCGTGTCCTCATAACATTTTCTGATGGTACAACAGAAGAAGTTTCAGTCGGTGAAAGCGGAACCTTTACCATTTCGATCCCACCGGGTGAAAGTGACTTTACGGTCTCTATAGACTCTATTGACGACTCTGTATTTGAAGGCCCAGAAACGTTTACGCTCTCTGGCACGACAGAAGAACAAAGCACACCTGTTACTGGGACTGCCACTATTTTAGATGATGGTAGTGGACCTGGCTCAAATCCTGATGATGATCGCCCAGCGGTAACGATGAGTGATGCAGGTACGGTTAATGAGGGTGAGACAGCGAACTTCAAAGTGACGCTGTCGAATGCCTCCGAGTCCACTGTTCAAGTCGAGCTAGGCCTGAACTTAGGTGACACCGAAGTTGGAGACTTAGGCACCTTAGAATACAACACAGGCTCCGGTTGGGTTGCAGTGCCAAACGATGGCGTAGTAACGGTGCCAGCGGGGCAAACTGAGTTTGATGTGCGTATCGCTTCCATTGATGACGCCGTTTATGAAGGTCCTGAAGATTTCAGTGTGACAGTGACTGGCATTGGTGCAGTGCAAGGCAGCGATACGGGGACGGCGACGATCGTGGACGACGGCAGTGGTCCGGGCCCTGATCCGGATGATGACCGTCCAAGCGTGACTATCTCAGATGCTGGCACCATCAATGAGGGTGAGACAGCGAACTTCAAAGTGACGCTGTCAAATGCCTCCGAGTCCACTGTTCAAGTCGAGCTAGGCCTGAACTTAGGTGACACCGAAGTTGGAGACTTAGGCACCCTAGAATACAACACGGGAAGTGGTTGGGTTGCAGTGCCAAACGATGGCGTAGTAACGGTGCCAGCAGGGCAAACTGAGTTTGATGTGCGCATCGCTTCTGTTGATGACGCCGTTTACGAAGGCCCTGAAGATTTCAGTGTGACAGTAACCGGCATTGGCGCAGTACAAGGCAGCGATACGGGGACGGCGACGATCGTGGACGATGGCACTGGGCCAGGCCCCGATCCGGATGATGACCGCCCGAATGTGACTATTTCAGATGCTGGCACCATCAATGAGGGTGAGACAGCCAACTTCAAAGTGACGTTGTCGAATGCCTCCGAGTCCACTGTTCAAGTCGAGCTAGGCCTGAACTTGGGCGATACCGAAGCCGGTGACTTAGGTACCTTGGAATACAACACAGGCTCCGGTTGGGTTGCAGTGCCAAACGATGGCGTAGTAACGGTGCCAGCGGGGCAAACTGAGTTTGATGTGCGTATCGCTTCCATTGATGATGCTGTTTATGAAGGTCCTGAAGATTTCAGCGTGACGGTGACTGGCATTGGGGCGGTGCAAGGCAGCGATACGGGTACGGCAACGATAGTGGATGATGGCACGGGTCCGGGCCCTGATCCGGATGATGACCGTCCAAGCGTGACTATCTCAGATGCTGGCACCATCAATGAGGGGTGA
- a CDS encoding TolC family outer membrane protein, with product MRWNRVHIACCCLIVSSPVFGQTLEQAVAQTLQNNPDIKSAFNEFMSQKYINEASSGAYLPSVDLDAGIGYEGLDPSDEVGRGDTDYTRKEASVTLTQLIWDGSATLNDIDRTAADAESVRFQLLADASDKALEVTKVYLDAVKAYEVLKLSENNLAVHKDIYDDIKKRVNSGIGSTADLTQVEARLAKAHGNLAAAQNNLYDSHTMFTRLVGQTPQGLIFPRADQNFIPYTVDEAVGLAFELHPVIQVALADVDSAKFQYKQSKGVNYPTISIEASQTWRDDADGLKGRSDETLAMLRLRYNLFNGGSDAANSENFAYQLNKAKDLREGAYRNVEEGLRLSWSALDLTLQQKEFLSDHVDSASETVIAYEKQYRIGKRTLLDLLNTENELFEARKDYLDSKYAEQYAKYRVMNATGQLLSALRVEMPKEWLEEVEY from the coding sequence GTGAGATGGAATCGAGTACATATAGCCTGCTGTTGCTTAATAGTGTCTTCACCAGTTTTCGGTCAAACTCTAGAGCAAGCGGTTGCACAGACGCTACAAAATAACCCCGATATTAAGAGTGCATTTAACGAGTTTATGAGCCAGAAGTACATAAATGAAGCTTCATCAGGTGCTTACCTCCCCTCTGTTGATCTAGATGCTGGAATTGGATATGAAGGATTAGACCCGTCAGATGAAGTTGGTCGAGGAGACACGGATTACACTCGAAAGGAAGCTTCAGTGACACTGACCCAACTAATATGGGATGGTAGCGCTACATTAAATGATATTGATCGAACCGCAGCTGATGCTGAATCTGTTAGATTTCAACTCTTAGCAGATGCTTCAGATAAGGCACTTGAAGTGACTAAAGTGTACTTGGACGCTGTTAAAGCGTATGAAGTCCTAAAGCTTTCAGAAAACAACCTTGCTGTTCATAAAGATATTTACGATGACATTAAAAAACGAGTCAACTCGGGTATCGGCTCTACTGCTGACTTGACGCAGGTAGAAGCACGTTTGGCAAAAGCACACGGAAACTTAGCTGCTGCTCAAAATAACCTGTATGACTCTCACACGATGTTCACTCGTTTAGTCGGTCAAACACCACAAGGGTTAATCTTTCCGAGAGCGGACCAAAACTTTATCCCGTACACGGTTGATGAAGCGGTAGGCTTGGCATTTGAACTTCATCCCGTTATTCAAGTGGCGCTCGCAGACGTAGACTCGGCTAAGTTTCAATACAAACAGTCTAAAGGTGTTAATTACCCAACCATTTCAATTGAAGCTTCGCAAACATGGCGTGACGACGCTGATGGTTTAAAAGGTCGAAGTGATGAGACACTTGCCATGCTGCGTCTACGCTACAACCTATTCAATGGTGGCAGTGATGCAGCGAACTCAGAAAACTTTGCCTACCAGCTAAATAAAGCAAAAGACTTGCGTGAAGGTGCCTATCGCAATGTTGAAGAAGGGTTAAGGCTTTCTTGGAGTGCGCTTGATTTAACATTACAACAAAAAGAGTTTCTATCAGATCATGTAGACTCTGCGTCTGAAACCGTAATTGCTTACGAGAAGCAATATCGCATCGGTAAACGAACACTGCTTGATCTATTGAACACTGAAAACGAGCTCTTTGAGGCGCGTAAAGACTACTTAGATTCTAAATACGCAGAGCAGTACGCCAAATATCGAGTGATGAACGCAACTGGGCAACTGTTGAGTGCATTAAGGGTTGAAATGCCTAAAGAATGGCTAGAAGAAGTGGAGTATTAA
- a CDS encoding OmpA family protein: protein MKHIAFITLSLMLSACSSSDRGDEYDYIDTPIADQWADHIDDDSDGVINERDLCPGTPLGAEIDNDGCGSYVDSSQEMQIRVLFANDSDVINPIFTQQILELSDFLKEYPNTSIEIQGYASRTGTAEHNLDLSKRRAENVRKELMKNGISGDRVTIVGYGDTVLATQGTDQVSHALNRRVTATVIGHKGEVKKEWTVFTTLPKS, encoded by the coding sequence ATGAAACACATAGCTTTTATTACACTCTCATTAATGCTCTCCGCATGCAGTTCATCAGATCGTGGTGATGAATATGATTACATAGATACCCCAATTGCCGATCAGTGGGCTGATCATATAGATGATGACTCTGACGGAGTCATTAACGAGCGAGATTTGTGCCCGGGTACACCTTTGGGTGCCGAAATAGACAACGACGGTTGCGGTTCGTACGTTGACTCCTCACAAGAAATGCAAATTCGAGTACTATTTGCGAACGATTCCGATGTGATCAACCCTATCTTTACGCAACAAATTCTTGAACTATCCGACTTTTTGAAAGAGTACCCGAACACGTCTATAGAGATTCAAGGTTATGCTAGTCGCACTGGTACTGCAGAACATAATCTTGACTTATCTAAGCGCCGCGCTGAAAACGTTAGAAAAGAGCTCATGAAGAACGGCATTAGTGGAGATAGAGTTACCATTGTCGGCTATGGAGACACAGTACTTGCGACACAAGGTACAGACCAAGTTAGTCACGCATTGAACCGTCGAGTAACCGCAACAGTGATTGGCCACAAGGGTGAAGTGAAGAAAGAATGGACCGTTTTCACAACACTTCCAAAAAGCTAG